One Rhodoferax ferrireducens T118 DNA segment encodes these proteins:
- a CDS encoding lytic transglycosylase domain-containing protein: MGLALALPVLAQNSTPDARAIDLRQQAIAYENGEGVPRNPALAISLYCQAAALGDAQAHYSLGWIYANGRGVPRDDAMAAYFFQAAAAQGLEAAQRMLKIVGEPTPDVPECLRPPAPPPASATDLVPEPGVDYQAIAPRKIFELVMKMAPQYQVQPQLALAIIAAESNFDSQALSPMNAQGLMQLIPETSQRFQVRNPFDAAQNIRGGLAYLRWLLAYFEGDIVLVAAAYNAGEGKVERYRGVPPYQETRAYVQRIVRAVGTLAHPFDARVTPPSPALALIRLN, translated from the coding sequence AAAACAGCACCCCGGATGCCCGCGCTATCGACTTGCGCCAGCAGGCCATCGCCTACGAGAACGGTGAAGGTGTGCCGCGCAACCCAGCGCTGGCGATTTCCCTGTACTGCCAGGCCGCTGCTCTGGGCGACGCCCAAGCCCACTACAGCCTGGGCTGGATCTACGCCAACGGGCGCGGCGTGCCACGCGACGACGCTATGGCGGCCTACTTTTTCCAGGCCGCTGCCGCGCAGGGGCTGGAAGCCGCCCAACGGATGCTGAAAATCGTGGGGGAACCGACCCCCGACGTGCCCGAGTGCCTGCGTCCGCCGGCGCCGCCGCCAGCGTCGGCGACCGACCTGGTGCCGGAGCCGGGTGTGGACTACCAAGCGATTGCGCCGCGCAAGATTTTTGAGCTGGTGATGAAAATGGCGCCCCAGTACCAGGTGCAGCCGCAACTGGCGCTGGCCATCATCGCCGCCGAATCGAATTTCGACAGCCAGGCGCTGTCGCCCATGAACGCCCAGGGCCTGATGCAGCTGATCCCCGAGACCAGCCAGCGCTTTCAGGTGCGCAACCCGTTTGACGCGGCGCAGAACATCCGCGGTGGCCTGGCCTACCTGCGCTGGTTGCTGGCCTATTTTGAGGGCGACATTGTCTTGGTGGCCGCCGCCTACAACGCGGGCGAGGGCAAGGTGGAGCGTTACCGTGGCGTGCCGCCGTACCAGGAAACCCGCGCCTACGTGCAGCGCATCGTGCGCGCGGTGGGCACGCTGGCGCACCCGTTTGACGCCCGCGTGACCCCGCCCTCGCCCGCGCTGGCCCTGATCCGGCTTAACTGA
- a CDS encoding glutathione peroxidase has translation MSPVYDFEALQINGQPVSLSQFKGRVMLIVNTASACGFTPQFAGLEELHETYGNKGLVVLGFPCNQFGAQDAGSNNEIAEFCQLNYGVSFPMMAKIDVNGAQAHPLYQWLTQEAPGLLGSKAIKWNFTKFLVGKDGQVLKRYAPTATPASLAKDIETALAA, from the coding sequence ATGAGCCCTGTGTACGATTTTGAAGCTTTGCAAATCAACGGCCAGCCGGTTTCCCTGAGCCAATTCAAGGGCCGGGTCATGCTGATCGTCAACACGGCCAGTGCCTGTGGCTTTACGCCGCAATTTGCCGGTCTGGAAGAATTGCACGAAACCTATGGCAACAAGGGGCTGGTGGTGCTGGGCTTCCCGTGCAATCAGTTTGGCGCGCAAGACGCCGGCAGCAACAACGAAATCGCCGAGTTCTGCCAGCTGAACTACGGCGTGAGCTTTCCCATGATGGCCAAGATCGACGTCAACGGCGCGCAGGCACACCCGCTGTACCAGTGGTTGACCCAGGAGGCGCCCGGCCTGCTCGGCAGCAAGGCGATCAAATGGAATTTCACCAAGTTCCTGGTCGGCAAGGACGGCCAAGTCCTCAAGCGCTATGCACCCACCGCCACACCCGCGAGCCTGGCGAAAGATATTGAAACGGCGCTGGCGGCCTGA
- a CDS encoding YybH family protein, whose translation MPVAASRGLKAWIWPRPPESTIWFAEFVVLGRLFFNVGSSTAGGSRMSADSAAVTRIVEAFAECWNRHDMNAFAELFAPDAEFVNVVGLWWKGRAEIKAAHEFTHQTLFKNSRLTLVELSTRFPTPQIAIARCRWRLVGHVTPQGIPLPERQGVLLNVLRQQDGKWFIIDSQNTDIIEGVASRPQ comes from the coding sequence ATGCCGGTAGCAGCTTCAAGGGGGCTGAAGGCCTGGATTTGGCCGAGGCCGCCAGAGTCGACCATCTGGTTTGCCGAATTCGTTGTGTTGGGACGCTTATTCTTCAACGTCGGGTCTTCTACTGCAGGAGGTTCAAGGATGTCAGCCGATAGCGCAGCAGTCACACGCATCGTCGAGGCCTTTGCCGAATGCTGGAACAGACACGACATGAACGCCTTTGCCGAGTTGTTCGCGCCTGATGCAGAGTTCGTCAATGTTGTTGGCTTGTGGTGGAAGGGACGGGCAGAGATTAAGGCGGCCCACGAATTCACACACCAAACCCTCTTCAAAAACAGCCGCTTGACGCTGGTCGAATTGTCGACACGATTTCCAACGCCACAAATTGCGATTGCGCGATGCCGCTGGCGTCTTGTGGGCCACGTGACGCCGCAAGGAATACCCCTGCCAGAGCGCCAGGGCGTCCTGCTGAACGTACTGCGTCAACAAGACGGCAAGTGGTTCATCATTGATTCGCAAAATACCGACATCATTGAAGGGGTTGCGTCCAGGCCGCAGTAA
- a CDS encoding DMT family transporter → MSKTALAAAALTLNAFVWGVSWWPFRSLQSLGLHPLWTTALIYTFGLLCLALVQPRAWRGFLRHPELWWLLLAAGLTNVGFNWAVTVGDVVRVVLLFYLMPAWVVLLAWPLLGEKPSTGSLVRLALALAGVVIVLKTPASPWPVPESLADWLALMAGFCFALTNILLRRLNHTPGESRMLAMFVGGALLAGAAAVLGVGLDVVTPLPAPKLAWVAWALLISLAFLAGNLALQYGAAHLSASATSLIMLSEVIFASGSSVLLGAGTLSARTLIGGALILLASLLSVLSFRQPS, encoded by the coding sequence TTGAGCAAAACGGCGCTGGCCGCGGCGGCACTGACGCTCAACGCCTTCGTCTGGGGGGTTTCGTGGTGGCCGTTTCGCAGCTTGCAAAGCCTGGGCTTGCACCCGCTGTGGACCACCGCCCTGATTTATACCTTTGGCCTGCTGTGTCTGGCGCTGGTTCAGCCGCGCGCCTGGCGCGGCTTCTTGCGCCACCCCGAGTTGTGGTGGCTGCTGCTGGCGGCCGGGCTGACCAATGTCGGCTTCAATTGGGCGGTGACGGTGGGCGACGTGGTGCGCGTCGTCTTGCTGTTCTACCTGATGCCGGCTTGGGTCGTGCTGCTGGCCTGGCCCCTGCTGGGCGAAAAACCAAGCACCGGCTCATTGGTGCGCCTGGCATTGGCGCTGGCGGGCGTGGTGATTGTGCTCAAGACCCCGGCGTCGCCCTGGCCGGTGCCCGAGAGTCTGGCCGACTGGCTGGCCCTGATGGCCGGCTTTTGTTTTGCCCTGACCAATATCCTGCTGCGCCGTCTCAACCACACGCCGGGCGAGTCGCGCATGCTGGCCATGTTTGTGGGCGGCGCGCTGCTGGCCGGCGCTGCGGCCGTGCTGGGTGTGGGGCTGGACGTGGTGACGCCGCTGCCGGCGCCCAAGCTGGCCTGGGTTGCCTGGGCGCTGCTGATCAGCCTGGCGTTCCTGGCCGGCAACCTGGCGCTGCAGTACGGGGCTGCCCATCTGAGCGCCAGCGCGACCTCGCTCATCATGCTGTCAGAAGTGATTTTTGCCAGCGGCTCTTCGGTGCTGCTGGGGGCCGGGACGCTGTCGGCGCGCACCCTGATCGGCGGCGCTTTGATTCTGTTGGCATCGCTGCTGTCAGTGCTGTCGTTTCGCCAACCTTCTTAG
- the lplT gene encoding lysophospholipid transporter LplT, translating into MKRGFFTIMSAQFFSSLADNALFVTAVQLLRSSHAPEWQQAALVPMFALFYVVLAPFVGAFADSMPKGKVMLLSNFIKVLGCLFMLFGSHPLLAYAIVGLGAAAYSPAKYGILTELLPASQLVKANGWIEGLTIASIILGVLLGGQLVGPVIAPWLLAFDFPLVDTGVNNAPEAAICVLIFVYLLAAWFNTHIPLTGVEMRPMSRRVTSLLPDFWACNVRLWRDKLGQISLAATTLIWGVAGNLRFIVLAWAAAALGYSVTQASALQGVVAIGMAAGAVVASMRMRLEDGPRVITLGIVMGILIILLIFITNVWVAAPFLILLGALGGFLVVPMNALLQHRGHNLMGSGRSIAVQNFNEQACILGLGAAYSLSTGLGLPTFTAITGFGLVIAGFMWLIRRWHARNCVVHQVEIEHLLSIARNDKFEV; encoded by the coding sequence ATGAAACGCGGCTTTTTTACCATCATGTCGGCGCAGTTTTTCAGCTCGCTGGCCGACAACGCCTTGTTTGTGACCGCCGTGCAATTGCTCCGAAGCAGCCACGCTCCCGAGTGGCAGCAAGCCGCTTTGGTGCCGATGTTCGCGCTGTTTTACGTAGTACTGGCGCCGTTTGTCGGGGCTTTTGCCGACTCCATGCCCAAGGGCAAGGTGATGTTGCTCAGCAACTTCATCAAGGTGCTGGGTTGCCTGTTCATGCTGTTTGGCTCGCATCCCTTGCTGGCTTACGCCATTGTGGGGCTGGGTGCGGCGGCCTATTCGCCGGCCAAATACGGCATCCTGACGGAATTGTTGCCGGCCTCGCAGCTGGTCAAGGCCAACGGCTGGATTGAAGGCCTGACCATTGCCTCCATCATTTTGGGCGTGCTGCTGGGCGGACAACTGGTGGGGCCGGTGATAGCGCCCTGGCTCCTGGCATTTGATTTCCCCTTGGTAGACACCGGCGTGAACAACGCGCCCGAGGCCGCCATTTGCGTGCTGATTTTTGTCTATTTGCTGGCGGCCTGGTTCAACACCCATATTCCCCTGACCGGGGTGGAAATGCGGCCGATGTCGCGACGCGTCACCTCTCTGTTGCCTGATTTTTGGGCCTGTAACGTCCGTTTGTGGCGCGACAAACTGGGCCAGATTTCGCTCGCCGCCACCACGCTGATTTGGGGTGTGGCGGGCAATTTGCGCTTTATTGTGCTGGCCTGGGCGGCGGCGGCACTGGGTTACTCGGTGACGCAAGCCTCGGCCCTGCAAGGCGTGGTGGCGATTGGCATGGCGGCTGGCGCGGTCGTGGCGTCGATGCGCATGCGCCTGGAAGACGGCCCCCGTGTCATCACGCTGGGTATCGTCATGGGCATCCTGATCATCCTGCTGATCTTTATCACCAACGTCTGGGTGGCGGCGCCGTTTCTGATTTTGCTGGGGGCGCTGGGCGGCTTCCTGGTGGTGCCGATGAACGCGCTGCTGCAGCATCGCGGCCACAATTTGATGGGGTCGGGACGCTCCATTGCCGTGCAAAACTTCAACGAGCAGGCCTGCATTCTGGGACTCGGCGCGGCCTACAGCCTGTCCACCGGCCTGGGACTGCCGACCTTCACCGCCATTACCGGTTTTGGTCTGGTGATCGCCGGCTTCATGTGGCTGATCCGGCGCTGGCACGCGCGCAATTGCGTGGTGCATCAGGTCGAAATCGAGCACCTGCTGAGCATTGCACGCAACGACAAATTCGAGGTTTGA
- the alr gene encoding alanine racemase: protein MPRPIQATIHTAALRHNLARARLAAPDAKVWAIVKANAYGHGIERVFEGLRAADGFALLDLDEAQRVRALGWRGPILLLEGVFELRDLELCSRLDLWHTVHCDEQIDMLASHKTKVAQRVFLKMNSGMNRLGFTPQRYRAAWTRLNALPQVDEISLITHFSDADGARGITEQMAVFAEVTRDLPGERTLSNSAATLLHTPARQPGDGFVASDWVRPGIAIYGSAPDFPQHSATDWGLQPSMTLTAKIIATQTVDTGASVGYGSTFVADKPIQVGVVACGYADGYPRLCPTGTPVLVNGIRTRTVGRVSMDMLAVDLSAVTAAGGQVGIGSEVTLWGRAANGLVLGIDEVAQPAGTVGYELMCALAPRVPVLVAD, encoded by the coding sequence ATGCCCCGCCCGATCCAAGCCACCATTCACACCGCTGCCCTGCGCCACAATCTGGCGCGCGCCCGTCTGGCCGCGCCAGATGCAAAAGTCTGGGCCATCGTCAAGGCCAATGCCTACGGCCATGGCATTGAGCGCGTGTTTGAAGGCCTGCGCGCGGCCGACGGCTTTGCCCTGCTGGACCTGGACGAAGCGCAGCGCGTGCGGGCGCTGGGCTGGCGTGGACCGATCCTTTTGTTGGAGGGTGTGTTCGAGTTGCGCGACCTGGAGCTGTGCTCGCGCCTGGACCTGTGGCACACCGTGCACTGCGACGAGCAGATCGACATGCTGGCCAGCCACAAGACCAAGGTGGCGCAACGGGTGTTCCTGAAAATGAATTCCGGCATGAACCGGCTCGGCTTTACGCCGCAACGCTACCGCGCCGCCTGGACGCGTCTGAATGCCCTGCCGCAGGTTGATGAAATTTCCCTGATCACGCATTTCAGCGACGCCGATGGCGCGCGCGGCATCACCGAGCAGATGGCGGTGTTTGCCGAAGTCACGCGCGACCTGCCGGGCGAGCGCACCTTGAGCAACAGCGCGGCCACCCTGCTTCACACGCCCGCCAGGCAGCCGGGCGACGGCTTCGTCGCCTCCGACTGGGTGCGCCCCGGCATAGCCATTTATGGCAGCGCGCCGGACTTTCCCCAGCACAGCGCCACTGACTGGGGGCTGCAGCCCAGCATGACACTTACTGCAAAAATAATAGCTACTCAAACAGTGGATACGGGGGCTAGCGTCGGATATGGCTCAACATTTGTGGCCGACAAGCCGATCCAGGTCGGTGTCGTCGCCTGCGGCTATGCCGACGGCTACCCGCGCCTGTGCCCCACGGGCACGCCGGTGCTGGTGAACGGGATTCGCACGCGCACCGTGGGCCGCGTGAGCATGGACATGCTCGCCGTCGACCTGAGTGCCGTGACGGCAGCCGGTGGCCAGGTTGGGATCGGCAGCGAGGTCACCCTGTGGGGGCGTGCCGCCAATGGCCTGGTGCTGGGGATCGACGAGGTGGCGCAGCCGGCCGGGACGGTGGGCTACGAACTGATGTGCGCACTGGCGCCGCGAGTCCCCGTGCTGGTCGCAGACTGA
- a CDS encoding HD-GYP domain-containing protein, with protein sequence MDYVMLPVARLKLGNTLPIDVWAPDGRLLLRRGQAILSEQQREMLHAHQACMTASDARAWQKSYERLINTLLQRGADLDAIMRAELPSELVETDYLSGAQVLGGWLDLQEILRGLLYQGEAAINPLPRLAGTESRALELLRADPDECLFILFQALADISLGYCATHALLSAVVCALTAEKLDMAAAAGGSLFRAALVMNIGMAREQDKLAMQSSLPTEAQRVLVREHPCKSVELLRLMGVSDEDQLDIVRWHHEVNESHGLAHNVMARRLLRLADGFVAKMAARKTRLAMSPLGAAKSVFLGATPDTASIGSAMATALGFYPPGTYVQLFNGEKAVVVARGLRANQPQVVSIVNAGGMPVSKYLYRETSNPRFAIRTPINAERIKVKVSLEKVQKARKEHTD encoded by the coding sequence ATGGACTACGTGATGCTTCCCGTGGCCCGGCTCAAGCTCGGCAACACGCTCCCGATTGATGTGTGGGCCCCGGACGGGCGCCTGCTGCTGCGCCGGGGGCAGGCGATCCTGTCAGAGCAGCAGCGCGAGATGCTGCATGCCCACCAGGCCTGCATGACCGCCAGCGATGCCCGCGCCTGGCAAAAAAGCTATGAGCGGCTGATCAACACCCTGCTCCAGCGGGGCGCCGATCTCGACGCCATCATGCGGGCGGAACTGCCCAGTGAGCTCGTGGAGACCGACTACCTGTCGGGCGCCCAGGTTCTGGGGGGCTGGCTCGATCTGCAGGAGATTCTGCGCGGGCTGCTGTACCAGGGCGAGGCCGCCATCAACCCCTTGCCCCGGCTGGCGGGCACTGAGAGCCGGGCGCTGGAGCTGCTTCGCGCCGATCCGGATGAATGCCTGTTCATCCTGTTTCAGGCGCTGGCCGACATCAGCTTGGGCTACTGCGCGACCCATGCCCTGCTGTCGGCGGTGGTTTGTGCGTTGACCGCGGAAAAACTGGACATGGCGGCGGCTGCCGGCGGCAGCCTGTTTCGTGCCGCCCTGGTCATGAACATCGGCATGGCGCGGGAGCAGGACAAGCTGGCCATGCAGAGTTCGCTGCCAACCGAGGCGCAGCGCGTGCTGGTGCGGGAACACCCCTGCAAAAGTGTCGAGCTGCTGCGGCTCATGGGGGTGAGCGACGAAGACCAACTGGACATCGTGCGCTGGCACCATGAGGTTAATGAGTCACACGGGCTGGCGCACAACGTGATGGCTCGGCGCCTGCTGCGCCTGGCGGATGGTTTTGTCGCCAAGATGGCGGCGCGCAAGACGCGACTCGCCATGTCGCCCTTGGGCGCGGCGAAGTCGGTATTTTTGGGCGCGACGCCAGACACCGCCAGCATCGGTTCGGCCATGGCGACGGCGCTCGGGTTCTATCCGCCGGGCACTTATGTTCAGCTGTTCAACGGAGAAAAAGCGGTCGTCGTGGCGCGCGGCCTGCGCGCCAACCAGCCCCAGGTTGTGAGTATTGTCAATGCGGGCGGCATGCCCGTGAGCAAATATCTCTACCGCGAGACCAGCAACCCGCGGTTTGCCATTCGCACGCCCATCAATGCGGAGCGGATCAAGGTCAAGGTCAGCCTGGAGAAGGTGCAAAAAGCGCGCAAGGAACACACTGACTGA
- a CDS encoding DnaJ C-terminal domain-containing protein, which translates to MEFKDYYQIMGLQRSATQDEIKRAHRTLARKYHPDVSKEPNAEARFKEIGEAYEVLKDPEKRAAYDQLGANWKGGQEFRPPPDWNAGFETGGAGFGAGEAGDYSDFFESLFSRGFGAQRGGRRGGAAFHAPGQDRHAKIQIDLEDAYQGAKRRVTLQVPTLDAQGHVATREHTIEFSIPKGVRAGQQIRLAGQGDPGMGQGAPGDLYLEIEFRAHAHYRIDKHDVYLDLPVAPWEAALGAQIEVPTPSGFVELKIPAGSVEGRKLRLKGRGIPARTPGDFYFVLKIALPPADSEAAQAFYRSMATQFKSFKPRARLGAAA; encoded by the coding sequence GTGGAATTCAAGGACTATTACCAGATCATGGGTCTGCAGCGCAGCGCGACGCAGGACGAGATCAAGCGCGCGCACCGCACCCTGGCCCGCAAATACCATCCCGACGTCAGCAAGGAGCCCAACGCGGAGGCCCGTTTCAAGGAAATTGGCGAGGCCTATGAGGTTCTGAAAGACCCTGAAAAGCGCGCCGCCTATGACCAACTGGGTGCCAACTGGAAAGGTGGGCAGGAGTTTCGACCGCCGCCGGACTGGAACGCCGGGTTCGAAACCGGCGGTGCGGGATTTGGCGCAGGCGAGGCCGGCGACTACAGCGACTTTTTCGAGTCACTGTTCAGTCGCGGCTTTGGTGCGCAGCGCGGTGGTCGGCGCGGGGGTGCCGCCTTTCATGCGCCGGGACAGGACCGGCACGCCAAAATCCAGATTGACCTGGAGGACGCCTACCAAGGCGCCAAGCGCCGGGTCACGCTGCAGGTGCCCACGCTGGACGCCCAGGGCCATGTGGCCACGCGCGAACACACCATCGAATTCAGCATTCCCAAAGGGGTGCGCGCCGGGCAGCAGATTCGCCTGGCCGGCCAAGGTGACCCCGGCATGGGGCAGGGCGCGCCGGGTGACCTGTACCTTGAAATCGAGTTTCGTGCGCATGCGCACTACCGTATCGACAAGCATGATGTTTACCTGGATTTGCCGGTAGCGCCCTGGGAAGCGGCGCTGGGTGCACAGATTGAAGTGCCAACCCCGAGCGGCTTCGTTGAACTGAAGATCCCGGCCGGTTCGGTCGAAGGCCGCAAGCTGCGCCTGAAGGGCCGTGGCATTCCGGCGCGCACGCCCGGGGACTTCTACTTTGTGCTGAAAATTGCCTTGCCCCCGGCCGACAGCGAAGCGGCCCAGGCGTTTTACCGCAGCATGGCCACACAGTTCAAATCCTTCAAGCCACGCGCCAGACTGGGAGCCGCCGCATGA
- a CDS encoding chaperone modulator CbpM produces MSTTPKRVATRAATAEPATELTLLDISRTCAVQTDFILELIEEGVLAPLAGSAPGSWRFTTVQTRQVTVAARLQRDLGVNPAGAALALQLLDELETLRAQLAASASDDDSGPSSTRSD; encoded by the coding sequence ATGAGTACCACGCCAAAGCGCGTCGCCACCCGCGCCGCGACCGCAGAACCGGCCACCGAGTTGACCCTGCTGGACATCAGCCGCACTTGCGCCGTGCAGACTGATTTCATCCTCGAGTTGATTGAGGAGGGGGTTTTGGCCCCGCTGGCGGGCAGTGCCCCCGGGAGCTGGCGCTTTACCACCGTACAGACCCGCCAGGTCACGGTGGCGGCGCGTCTGCAACGCGACCTGGGCGTGAACCCGGCCGGTGCCGCGCTGGCGCTGCAGTTGCTCGATGAACTGGAGACGCTGCGGGCGCAGCTTGCGGCCAGCGCATCGGACGATGACTCCGGTCCATCCAGCACGCGATCAGATTGA
- a CDS encoding cation-translocating P-type ATPase, which translates to MVLPASDAGLTTAQAAQRLAEDGPNALPGDQRRTLLGIARETLREPMFLLLLAASLLYLLLGDLQEGLILLGLVLVVLALTLYQEGKTERALESLRDLSSPRALVLRDGQPLRIAGSDVVLGDILILAEGDRIPADAVLLSGTEVQVDESLLTGEPVPVSKVADVMAVQAAAPRPGGDGQAYLFSGTLLVKGHGSARVTATGARSEIGRIGTALVSLSSEPSPLKKQTASLVKVLALIALAASLFLVATFGLLRGDWLAALLAGIALAMALLPQEFTVVLTVIPALGAWRLSKQDVLTRRIAAIETLGATSVLCVDKTGTLTENRMTVAELYVQGHKLLIDYAVTSELPESFHTLVEFSILASVAAPFDPMEKAFHRLGQHFLQDTEHLHHDWTLMQQYGLTPELRAMSHVWKARQDQQHVVAAKGAPEAIVDLCHLDGAAQARIAAAVDAMAAKGLRVLGVAQARFEGEHWPAIEHDFEFEFIGLLGLADPLRGEIPDAVAECRSAGIRVVMITGDYPATASAIARQAQLQSTLDTAAADPLLTGDAMAAMSDAELQARMQSVSICARIAPEQKLRIVQALKANGEVVAMTGDGVNDAPALKAAHVGVAMGGRGTDVAREAASLVLLDDNFASIVRAVRLGRRIFDNLRKSMSYILAVHVPIAGMALLPVLLGWPTMLFPLHIAFLELVIDPACSMVFENEPSESDVMRRPPRNVNTPLFGGLTLLLALLQGLGALAVAMGAAMWGADQLPEGGARAFAFATLVCTNLALIFSNRSRAGSLWASLWVPNRTLWIVASAALALMALALYLPWLARLFVFEPLPLLYLGAALGLGLASMFWFEAVKLGQRQTAKAASI; encoded by the coding sequence ATGGTTTTACCGGCGAGCGACGCGGGCCTGACCACAGCGCAGGCCGCCCAGCGCCTGGCGGAGGACGGCCCCAATGCGCTGCCCGGCGACCAGCGCCGCACGCTGCTGGGCATCGCCCGCGAAACCCTGCGCGAGCCGATGTTCCTGCTGCTGCTGGCAGCGAGCTTGTTGTATCTGCTACTGGGTGACTTGCAGGAAGGCCTGATTTTGTTGGGCCTGGTGCTGGTGGTGCTGGCGCTTACCCTGTACCAGGAGGGCAAGACCGAGCGCGCGCTTGAATCGCTGCGCGACCTCTCCAGCCCGCGCGCGCTGGTGCTGCGCGACGGCCAACCGCTGCGCATTGCCGGGTCTGACGTGGTGCTGGGCGACATCCTGATTCTGGCCGAGGGCGACCGCATTCCCGCCGATGCGGTACTGCTGAGCGGCACCGAAGTGCAGGTCGACGAATCGCTGCTGACTGGCGAGCCCGTGCCGGTGAGCAAGGTGGCCGATGTCATGGCGGTGCAAGCGGCAGCACCGCGGCCCGGGGGCGACGGCCAGGCGTATTTGTTTTCCGGCACGCTGCTGGTCAAGGGCCACGGCAGCGCACGCGTCACCGCCACCGGCGCGCGCAGCGAAATCGGGCGCATTGGCACGGCGCTGGTGAGCCTGAGCAGCGAGCCCTCGCCGCTCAAAAAACAAACCGCCAGTCTGGTCAAGGTGTTGGCGCTGATTGCCTTGGCCGCCAGCCTGTTTCTGGTCGCAACATTTGGCCTGCTGCGCGGCGACTGGCTGGCGGCGCTGCTGGCCGGCATTGCGCTGGCGATGGCCTTGCTGCCGCAGGAGTTCACCGTGGTGCTCACGGTGATTCCGGCCTTGGGCGCTTGGCGTTTGTCAAAGCAAGACGTGCTGACCCGGCGCATCGCCGCCATCGAAACGCTGGGGGCGACCTCGGTGTTGTGCGTGGACAAGACCGGCACGCTGACCGAAAACCGCATGACCGTGGCTGAGCTGTATGTGCAAGGGCACAAGCTGCTGATTGACTACGCCGTCACGTCGGAATTGCCCGAGTCCTTTCATACGCTGGTGGAGTTCTCCATTCTGGCCAGCGTGGCCGCCCCGTTTGACCCAATGGAAAAAGCCTTTCACCGTCTCGGCCAGCATTTCCTGCAAGACACGGAGCACCTGCACCACGACTGGACCTTGATGCAGCAATATGGTTTGACGCCCGAACTGCGCGCCATGTCCCACGTCTGGAAAGCACGGCAAGATCAACAGCATGTGGTGGCGGCCAAGGGTGCGCCGGAAGCCATCGTCGACCTGTGCCACCTGGACGGCGCCGCACAAGCCCGCATTGCGGCAGCGGTGGATGCCATGGCGGCCAAGGGACTGCGCGTGCTGGGCGTCGCCCAGGCGCGTTTTGAGGGCGAGCACTGGCCTGCCATCGAGCATGATTTTGAGTTTGAGTTCATCGGCTTGCTGGGGCTGGCCGACCCGCTGCGCGGCGAGATTCCAGACGCGGTGGCCGAGTGCCGCAGCGCCGGTATTCGCGTGGTGATGATCACCGGCGACTATCCCGCCACCGCCAGCGCCATTGCACGCCAGGCGCAGTTGCAGTCAACCCTGGACACCGCCGCTGCCGACCCGCTGCTGACCGGCGACGCCATGGCCGCCATGAGCGACGCCGAACTGCAGGCACGCATGCAAAGCGTCAGCATCTGTGCCCGCATTGCACCCGAGCAAAAGCTGCGCATCGTGCAGGCGCTCAAAGCCAATGGCGAGGTCGTCGCCATGACCGGCGACGGCGTCAACGACGCCCCGGCGCTGAAAGCGGCCCACGTCGGCGTCGCCATGGGTGGGCGCGGCACCGACGTGGCGCGCGAGGCCGCTTCGCTGGTGCTGCTGGACGACAACTTTGCCTCGATCGTGCGCGCGGTGCGGCTGGGGCGGCGCATTTTTGACAACCTGCGCAAATCCATGTCCTACATCCTGGCGGTGCATGTGCCGATTGCCGGCATGGCGCTGCTGCCGGTGCTGCTGGGCTGGCCCACCATGCTGTTCCCGCTGCACATTGCGTTTCTGGAGTTGGTGATCGACCCGGCGTGCTCCATGGTGTTCGAGAACGAGCCGTCCGAGTCGGATGTGATGCGGCGCCCTCCGCGCAACGTCAACACGCCCCTGTTTGGCGGGCTGACGCTGCTGCTGGCGCTCTTGCAAGGCCTGGGCGCATTGGCAGTGGCGATGGGTGCCGCCATGTGGGGCGCGGACCAGTTGCCTGAAGGCGGGGCGCGGGCCTTCGCTTTTGCCACGCTGGTCTGCACCAACCTAGCCCTGATTTTCTCCAATCGCAGCCGTGCCGGCTCGCTGTGGGCCAGTTTGTGGGTGCCCAACCGCACGCTGTGGATCGTGGCGAGCGCGGCGCTCGCCCTGATGGCGCTGGCGCTGTATCTGCCGTGGCTGGCGCGTCTGTTTGTGTTTGAGCCGCTGCCCCTGCTCTATTTGGGGGCTGCGCTGGGCTTGGGTTTGGCCAGCATGTTCTGGTTTGAGGCGGTCAAACTCGGTCAGCGCCAGACGGCAAAAGCTGCGTCAATCTGA